In Streptococcus respiraculi, one DNA window encodes the following:
- a CDS encoding putative holin-like toxin gives MSVYEALSFMIAFGDLIVASINRRDK, from the coding sequence TTGTCAGTTTATGAGGCGCTATCCTTTATGATTGCTTTTGGTGATCTGATTGTAGCCAGTATAAACCGCAGGGACAAATAA
- a CDS encoding hydroxymethylglutaryl-CoA reductase, degradative, translated as MSLFSGFYKKTREERITITAETRQLSQESKDILLADQNIPEAIAGKMAENHLGTFALPFSLVPQLVVNGVEYSIPMVTEEPSVVAACSFGAKIIAKAGGFTSQISERLMIGQVALYDVPDMLVAQTAILAQQDGLLAHANNAHPSIVKRGGGARHLTVEQKEEFLIVYLHVDVQEAMGANILNNMLEAIKDELAELTKGKALMGILSNYATESLVMANCRIPIKQLHVEPHIALETAQNLVRASQLAQVDPYRAATHNKGIFNGIDAIVLATGNDWRAIEAGAHAYASQDGHYRGLSTWEIVDNDLVGQLTLPLPIATVGGSIGLNPKVQVAFDILGQPQARTLAGIIVSVGLCQNFAALRALVTAGIQQGHMKLHAKSLAMLAGAREQEIDQVALLLRQAPHTNLENAQSILASLRKEAEKRDTKPEK; from the coding sequence ATGTCTCTTTTTTCAGGATTTTATAAAAAAACAAGGGAAGAACGAATCACTATTACAGCTGAAACTCGTCAGCTGTCCCAAGAAAGCAAGGATATCCTCTTAGCCGATCAGAATATCCCCGAAGCCATTGCGGGAAAAATGGCTGAAAATCACCTTGGAACCTTTGCCTTGCCCTTCTCTCTTGTTCCCCAACTAGTCGTGAATGGCGTGGAATACAGCATTCCCATGGTGACAGAAGAACCCTCTGTGGTTGCGGCATGCTCTTTCGGTGCTAAAATTATTGCAAAGGCTGGCGGATTTACCAGCCAGATTTCAGAGCGCCTCATGATTGGACAGGTAGCCCTCTACGATGTTCCTGATATGCTTGTAGCTCAAACTGCTATTCTCGCTCAACAGGATGGCCTTCTTGCGCATGCCAATAACGCACACCCGTCGATTGTCAAAAGAGGGGGCGGAGCACGTCATCTGACGGTCGAACAAAAAGAAGAGTTCCTCATCGTCTACCTCCATGTCGATGTCCAAGAAGCAATGGGAGCAAACATTCTCAACAATATGCTAGAAGCCATTAAGGATGAGTTAGCTGAATTGACAAAGGGCAAAGCGCTTATGGGAATTCTTTCCAACTACGCAACAGAATCCCTCGTAATGGCCAACTGCCGCATTCCAATCAAACAGCTCCACGTTGAGCCCCATATTGCCCTAGAAACCGCACAAAATCTTGTAAGAGCTAGCCAGCTTGCTCAGGTAGACCCCTACCGTGCTGCGACCCACAACAAGGGGATTTTCAATGGAATTGATGCCATTGTGCTTGCTACTGGGAACGATTGGCGCGCCATTGAAGCAGGGGCTCATGCCTATGCCAGTCAGGACGGTCACTACCGAGGTCTATCCACTTGGGAAATCGTTGACAATGACTTGGTCGGACAACTGACTCTGCCCCTTCCAATTGCAACTGTTGGCGGGTCAATCGGTCTCAATCCCAAGGTTCAAGTTGCCTTTGATATACTGGGTCAACCCCAGGCCAGAACACTGGCAGGCATTATCGTATCTGTCGGGCTCTGCCAGAACTTTGCGGCCCTCCGCGCCCTTGTAACTGCGGGAATCCAACAAGGACACATGAAACTCCATGCCAAGTCTCTTGCTATGCTAGCAGGCGCTCGTGAGCAGGAAATCGATCAGGTCGCACTTCTCCTGCGCCAAGCACCGCACACCAATTTAGAAAACGCCCAATCGATTCTAGCAAGCCTCCGAAAAGAAGCAGAAAAGAGGGACACCAAACCTGAAAAATAG
- a CDS encoding acetyl-CoA C-acetyltransferase codes for MKKVAIVSAYRSAIGSFGGSLKDIHIADLGAQVLQTTLTSANIPYEQIDEVIIGNVLSSGHGQNIARQIAIRTGLPETVSAYTVNKVCGSGLKSVLLAAQSILLGDNDIVVAGGIEIMSQAPYLSKGSRFGGKLGHLQLEDSLLMDGLTDAFSQEHMGITAENIAEKYGISREAQDRFALSSQEKAAAAIKAGRFKDEIVPIHLQTRKGEVIFDVDEYPRLSPLEKLAALRPSFKKDGTVTAANASGINDGCAMMVLMSDDKAQELGVTPLAYIESYATSGLDPDYMGLGPIPASQKALARANKTIADIDLFELNEAFAAQSIPVIQELEIDADKVNVNGGALALGHPIGASGSRILVSLIHELQKRGNHLGLCSLCIGGGQGISLIISTAQKG; via the coding sequence ATGAAAAAAGTCGCAATCGTATCTGCCTACCGTTCTGCTATCGGTAGTTTTGGAGGCAGTCTAAAGGATATTCACATTGCAGATTTAGGGGCGCAAGTTTTACAGACCACCCTGACTAGCGCGAATATCCCCTATGAACAAATTGATGAAGTCATTATTGGAAATGTTTTAAGTAGCGGACATGGGCAAAATATCGCCCGTCAAATCGCTATTAGAACCGGTCTACCAGAGACGGTTTCTGCCTACACAGTCAACAAGGTCTGCGGTTCTGGACTCAAATCCGTCCTCCTAGCAGCCCAATCAATCTTGCTTGGTGACAATGACATCGTTGTCGCAGGTGGCATTGAAATCATGAGTCAGGCGCCATACCTGTCAAAAGGAAGTCGGTTTGGCGGTAAACTCGGACACCTGCAATTGGAAGATTCTCTTCTAATGGACGGTCTGACAGATGCCTTTAGCCAAGAACATATGGGCATCACCGCTGAAAATATCGCTGAAAAATACGGCATTAGCCGTGAAGCACAAGACCGTTTTGCGCTCTCCAGTCAAGAAAAGGCTGCTGCTGCGATTAAAGCAGGACGGTTTAAAGACGAGATTGTACCGATTCATCTGCAAACGCGCAAGGGTGAGGTCATCTTTGATGTCGATGAATACCCACGTCTTAGCCCGCTTGAAAAATTGGCTGCCTTACGCCCTTCTTTCAAAAAAGACGGAACGGTGACAGCCGCTAATGCCTCTGGTATCAATGATGGATGTGCCATGATGGTCTTAATGTCTGATGACAAGGCGCAAGAACTTGGTGTAACGCCTCTTGCCTACATTGAAAGTTATGCGACCAGCGGATTAGACCCTGATTACATGGGACTTGGTCCTATTCCAGCTAGTCAAAAAGCTCTGGCTAGAGCAAACAAAACAATCGCTGACATTGACTTATTCGAGCTTAACGAAGCCTTTGCTGCCCAATCCATTCCTGTCATTCAAGAATTAGAGATTGATGCTGACAAGGTAAACGTCAACGGAGGTGCACTTGCCCTTGGTCATCCAATCGGAGCCAGTGGTAGTCGCATTCTCGTCAGCCTCATCCACGAACTGCAAAAACGTGGTAACCACTTGGGACTTTGTTCTCTTTGTATCGGAGGAGGACAAGGAATTTCCCTAATTATTTCAACTGCACAAAAAGGATAA
- a CDS encoding hydroxymethylglutaryl-CoA synthase, translating to MNIGIDKIGFAAPSYVLDLADLALARQIDPNKFKIGLLQSEMAVAPVTQDIVTLGAQAAAAILSDDDKAAIDMIIVGTESSIDQSKAAAVFIHQLLDIQPFARSIEIKEACYGATAGLSLAKSHIAQFPNSKVLVIASDIAKYGIASGGEPTQGAGAVAMLVSANPRIMVLNNDNVCQTRDIMDFWRPNYDKYPRVDGKFSTEQYTECLTTTFDYYVTKTGKKLADFAAMCLHIPFSKQGLKGLQAICQNDDATLNRLTERFHEAIVYNQVVGNIYTGSIFLSLLSLLENSQALKAGDSILFYSYGSGAVCEIFSGTLVEDYHKQLEENRLDQLKKRKRLSVAEYEAIFFEEIALDEAGNAIDLPADDCPFALQQVDQHKRIYRKN from the coding sequence ATGAATATTGGTATTGATAAAATCGGTTTTGCAGCGCCTAGCTATGTCCTAGACCTAGCTGACCTAGCGCTTGCGCGACAAATCGATCCTAATAAATTTAAAATTGGATTGCTCCAAAGTGAAATGGCTGTCGCTCCTGTTACCCAAGACATTGTGACCTTGGGAGCACAAGCTGCCGCAGCTATCTTATCAGACGATGATAAGGCTGCCATTGACATGATCATTGTAGGGACCGAATCAAGCATTGACCAAAGTAAAGCTGCCGCGGTCTTTATTCACCAGCTGTTGGACATTCAACCCTTTGCTCGTTCGATTGAAATAAAGGAAGCCTGTTACGGGGCAACTGCTGGCCTTAGCCTTGCTAAAAGTCACATCGCCCAGTTCCCTAACTCAAAAGTTCTCGTCATTGCAAGCGATATTGCCAAGTACGGCATTGCTTCAGGTGGTGAGCCAACTCAAGGAGCAGGAGCTGTTGCCATGCTCGTCTCTGCAAACCCACGTATCATGGTACTCAACAATGACAATGTCTGCCAGACCCGTGATATCATGGATTTCTGGCGTCCTAATTACGACAAATATCCACGAGTAGACGGCAAATTCTCAACAGAACAATACACTGAGTGCTTGACCACTACCTTTGACTACTATGTCACAAAAACTGGTAAGAAGCTAGCAGATTTTGCTGCTATGTGCCTCCATATTCCTTTTTCAAAACAAGGGTTGAAAGGCTTGCAAGCAATCTGCCAGAATGATGATGCAACTTTAAATCGTCTGACGGAGCGCTTCCATGAGGCAATTGTCTATAATCAAGTGGTCGGAAACATCTATACAGGATCAATTTTCTTGTCTCTTCTATCGCTTTTGGAAAATAGCCAAGCTTTAAAAGCTGGAGATTCTATCCTCTTTTATAGCTACGGTAGCGGGGCTGTTTGTGAAATTTTCAGCGGGACACTGGTTGAAGACTACCACAAGCAACTAGAAGAAAATCGCCTTGACCAGCTAAAAAAACGCAAACGTCTCAGCGTTGCAGAATACGAAGCCATTTTCTTTGAAGAAATTGCATTGGATGAAGCGGGTAACGCAATTGATTTACCAGCAGACGATTGTCCGTTTGCCCTTCAACAGGTTGACCAGCACAAACGTATTTACCGTAAAAATTAG
- a CDS encoding polysaccharide deacetylase family protein encodes MKKRIVLVVVNVVLIGLAIILGVKAFAYFQDQKVANFIAEKQSRLFDQQAQVVQTGNIGSTHVEAGIPKDKNGQGNAVFKEKIEAYIGEKVGTEKPSGKTKELFFVSLKDGVTNFSGVHAKQIQSERYQVKTFSMSSGEKETGATLLVTQDGQPFTLEMFVADSSALKAAFGTQLKADLAAKQVADADIEKIVGQFEARNLTDYPFVYEQGQLKIDMLEKEFQLKQIAIPIASIFGIVKAEYLASGDQEAYAAYQAEEEAKKNQKRIALTFDDGPSAATTPQVLDLLKKYNVKATFFILGQNVPGNEAILKRIVAEGHEVASHTWDHANLVTLSADQVKQEIDKTQEVIKNVTGQAPTMMRPPYGSVNQSVMSVMQLPVIYWSVDSKDWQSRNPAAILNEVKTCTYPGSIILMHDIHQPTVDSLTSVLDYLLGQGYQPVTVSDLLGKNLDPQLIYYDHQSARPAQ; translated from the coding sequence ATGAAAAAGAGGATTGTTCTCGTTGTCGTTAATGTAGTCCTAATAGGACTTGCTATTATTTTAGGAGTCAAAGCATTTGCCTATTTTCAAGATCAAAAGGTCGCGAATTTTATTGCTGAAAAGCAGAGCCGATTATTTGATCAGCAAGCTCAGGTAGTCCAAACAGGAAATATTGGATCGACGCATGTTGAAGCAGGGATTCCTAAGGATAAAAACGGTCAAGGAAATGCTGTTTTTAAGGAAAAAATAGAAGCTTACATTGGGGAGAAGGTTGGTACTGAAAAGCCGAGTGGCAAAACCAAGGAACTCTTTTTTGTATCACTTAAGGATGGTGTAACCAACTTTTCAGGTGTTCATGCCAAGCAAATTCAGTCAGAACGCTATCAAGTAAAGACTTTTTCGATGTCTTCTGGTGAAAAAGAAACAGGAGCTACCTTGTTAGTCACTCAAGATGGGCAACCTTTTACACTTGAGATGTTTGTGGCAGATAGTAGTGCTTTGAAAGCAGCATTTGGCACACAGTTGAAGGCTGATTTGGCGGCTAAGCAAGTGGCAGATGCAGATATTGAAAAAATTGTCGGTCAATTTGAAGCGAGAAATCTAACAGACTACCCATTTGTGTATGAACAAGGGCAGTTAAAGATTGACATGCTAGAAAAAGAGTTTCAGCTCAAGCAGATTGCGATTCCAATCGCTTCGATTTTTGGAATTGTAAAAGCGGAATATCTAGCGAGTGGCGATCAGGAAGCCTATGCGGCTTATCAGGCGGAAGAAGAGGCGAAGAAAAATCAGAAGAGAATTGCTCTTACTTTTGATGATGGCCCAAGTGCAGCTACTACTCCGCAGGTTCTTGACCTTCTCAAAAAATACAATGTCAAAGCGACTTTCTTTATTTTAGGGCAAAATGTTCCAGGTAATGAAGCAATCTTAAAACGCATTGTCGCAGAAGGACACGAAGTGGCTAGCCATACTTGGGATCATGCCAACCTTGTTACCTTGTCAGCTGACCAAGTCAAACAAGAAATTGATAAAACACAAGAGGTTATTAAAAATGTGACCGGACAAGCCCCAACCATGATGCGACCACCATATGGCTCGGTTAATCAGTCCGTCATGTCCGTCATGCAGTTGCCAGTGATTTACTGGTCTGTCGATTCAAAAGACTGGCAAAGTCGCAATCCTGCAGCTATCTTGAACGAAGTCAAGACTTGCACCTACCCAGGTAGTATCATTTTGATGCACGATATTCATCAGCCAACGGTTGATTCTCTAACATCTGTCCTAGATTATCTCTTGGGACAAGGCTATCAGCCTGTCACCGTGAGTGATTTGCTCGGGAAAAATCTGGACCCACAATTGATTTACTATGATCATCAGTCAGCACGACCTGCACAATAA
- a CDS encoding YiaA/YiaB family inner membrane protein, with protein sequence MNKVKKKIYRNTPAFTLMAQASFAFFATLILIGLYTLKEPLMVKGYYLMGFVGLISSSFTISKVVRDNQEDEDNYNLLLQKATIDEDTDK encoded by the coding sequence ATGAACAAAGTGAAAAAGAAAATCTATCGTAACACACCTGCCTTCACCCTCATGGCTCAGGCTTCATTTGCCTTCTTCGCGACCTTGATTCTAATCGGTTTGTACACCTTGAAAGAGCCACTCATGGTAAAAGGCTACTACCTCATGGGATTTGTTGGCTTGATTTCCTCATCGTTTACCATTTCAAAAGTTGTGCGTGACAACCAAGAAGACGAAGACAACTATAATCTATTGCTACAAAAAGCAACAATCGATGAAGATACAGACAAATAA
- a CDS encoding phosphoglycerate mutase, producing the protein MVKLVFARHGESEWNKANLFTGWADVDLSEKGTQQAIDAGKLIKEAGIEFDQAYTSVLKRAIKTTNLALEAADQLWVPVEKSWRLNERHYGGLTGKNKAEAAEQFGDEQVHIWRRSYDVLPPNMAKDDEYSAHTDRRYALLDDSVVPDAENLKVTLERALPFWEDKIAPALKSGQNVFVGAHGNSIRALVKHIKGLSDDEIMDVEIPNFPPLVFEFDEKLNVVAEYYLGK; encoded by the coding sequence ATGGTAAAATTAGTGTTTGCTCGCCACGGTGAGTCTGAATGGAACAAAGCCAACCTTTTCACAGGCTGGGCAGATGTTGACTTGTCTGAAAAAGGAACACAACAAGCAATCGACGCTGGTAAATTAATCAAAGAAGCTGGTATCGAATTTGACCAAGCCTACACTTCAGTCTTGAAACGTGCGATTAAAACAACAAACCTTGCTCTTGAAGCCGCAGACCAATTGTGGGTTCCAGTTGAAAAATCATGGCGTTTGAACGAGCGTCACTATGGTGGTTTGACTGGTAAAAATAAAGCAGAAGCAGCTGAGCAATTCGGTGATGAGCAAGTACATATCTGGCGTCGTTCTTACGATGTATTGCCTCCAAATATGGCAAAAGACGATGAGTATTCAGCACACACTGACCGTCGTTACGCTTTGCTTGACGATTCAGTTGTTCCAGATGCTGAAAACTTGAAAGTAACGCTTGAGCGTGCTCTTCCATTCTGGGAAGATAAAATTGCGCCAGCACTTAAGTCAGGTCAAAACGTATTTGTTGGAGCACACGGGAACTCAATCCGCGCTCTTGTGAAACACATCAAAGGCTTGTCAGACGATGAAATCATGGACGTGGAAATTCCAAACTTCCCACCACTTGTCTTTGAATTTGATGAAAAATTGAACGTAGTAGCTGAATACTACCTTGGAAAATAA
- a CDS encoding ISL3 family transposase — translation MEHLNNTTLLIGMKDKNITLNHAIQHETHIELIATLDYHPPKCKYCKAKQIKYDFQKPSKIPFIEIGGFPSLIRLKKRRFQCKSCRKVTVSETSLVKKNCQISELVWKKIAQLLLNREALSHIASKLAISISTAYRKLKQFQFKEDYSSLPEILSWDEFSYQKGKLAFIAQDFNTRKIITILDNRRQTTIRNHFFKYSKEARNKVKVVTVDMSGSYIPLIKSLFPKAKIVLDRFHIVQHMSRALNQTRIQLMNQYDKKSIEYRALKYYWKLIQKDSRKLSLNVFYSRTFRETLSPRECLQKLFKRVPELKGYYDLYQLLLFHLQEKNSEHFFNLIHDALPHLNHTFKVALNTFRRYQEYITNAIELPYSNAKLEATNKLIKDIKRNAFGYRNFDNFKKRIYLALNIEKEKTNFVSSRM, via the coding sequence ATGGAACACCTCAATAATACCACATTACTCATCGGAATGAAAGATAAAAATATCACCTTGAATCATGCCATTCAACACGAGACCCATATCGAACTCATCGCTACACTTGATTATCACCCTCCCAAATGTAAATACTGCAAGGCGAAACAAATCAAATACGACTTCCAAAAACCTTCTAAAATCCCCTTCATTGAAATCGGTGGTTTCCCTAGTCTTATTCGCTTGAAAAAGAGACGGTTTCAATGTAAGTCCTGTCGTAAAGTGACTGTCTCTGAAACTAGTCTCGTTAAGAAAAACTGCCAAATCTCTGAACTAGTCTGGAAAAAGATTGCTCAACTATTACTCAATAGAGAAGCGCTATCTCACATCGCTTCTAAGCTCGCTATCTCCATCTCCACAGCCTATCGAAAACTCAAGCAATTCCAGTTCAAGGAGGACTATTCTTCTCTACCTGAAATTTTATCTTGGGACGAATTCTCCTATCAGAAGGGAAAACTAGCCTTTATTGCTCAAGATTTCAATACAAGGAAAATCATAACAATTCTCGATAATCGAAGACAAACGACCATCCGAAACCATTTCTTCAAGTATTCTAAAGAAGCTAGAAACAAGGTAAAAGTCGTTACGGTTGATATGTCTGGAAGTTATATTCCTCTCATTAAGAGCTTATTCCCAAAAGCTAAAATTGTTCTGGATCGTTTTCATATCGTTCAGCACATGAGTAGGGCTTTGAACCAAACGCGTATCCAACTCATGAACCAATATGATAAAAAATCTATTGAGTATCGTGCCCTCAAATACTACTGGAAACTAATTCAAAAAGATAGCCGAAAACTCTCTCTAAATGTTTTCTATTCCCGAACCTTTAGAGAAACCTTATCTCCTAGAGAATGTCTCCAGAAGTTGTTCAAACGGGTCCCTGAGTTAAAAGGCTATTACGACCTTTATCAGTTATTACTTTTTCACCTCCAAGAGAAGAATTCCGAGCATTTCTTTAACTTAATTCACGATGCCTTACCGCATCTCAATCACACCTTCAAGGTAGCTTTGAACACTTTCAGACGCTATCAGGAATATATCACCAATGCCATCGAACTTCCTTATTCTAATGCCAAGCTAGAAGCCACTAACAAACTCATCAAAGACATCAAGCGCAATGCATTCGGCTATCGGAACTTTGACAATTTCAAAAAACGCATCTACCTCGCTTTGAACATCGAAAAAGAGAAGACGAATTTCGTCTCCTCTCGTATGTAG
- a CDS encoding HU family DNA-binding protein — translation MANKQDLIAKVAEATSLTKKDSAAAVDAVFAAVADYLAAGEKVQLIGFGNFEVRERAARKGRNPQTGKEITIAASKVPAFKAGKALKDAVK, via the coding sequence ATGGCTAATAAACAAGATTTGATTGCAAAAGTTGCAGAAGCAACTTCATTGACTAAGAAAGATTCAGCAGCAGCAGTTGATGCAGTATTTGCAGCAGTAGCTGACTACCTTGCAGCTGGTGAAAAAGTTCAATTGATTGGTTTTGGTAACTTTGAAGTTCGTGAGCGTGCAGCACGTAAAGGTCGCAACCCACAAACTGGTAAAGAAATTACAATCGCAGCTTCTAAAGTTCCAGCATTCAAAGCTGGTAAAGCTCTTAAAGACGCTGTTAAATAA
- a CDS encoding GNAT family N-acetyltransferase has translation MIRPATVADIPALNDLLQEILSVHHEVRPDLFKARGQKFSVLELEELLHNPCKPIFVYELEGQVVGHLFCELVEEEHAVLQKVKTLFIDDLCVKEALRGQSIGQQLYAYALEFAKEKGCYNVSLDVWNANQEALAFYQRLGMTPQKLRMERIL, from the coding sequence ATGATTCGACCAGCAACTGTAGCAGATATTCCAGCTTTAAATGATCTATTACAAGAAATTTTGAGCGTTCACCATGAGGTGCGACCAGATTTATTTAAGGCTAGGGGACAAAAATTTTCCGTTCTGGAATTGGAAGAATTGCTCCATAATCCCTGCAAGCCGATTTTTGTCTATGAACTAGAGGGACAGGTTGTCGGTCACTTATTCTGTGAATTAGTGGAAGAGGAACATGCTGTTTTACAAAAAGTAAAGACCTTATTTATCGATGATTTGTGTGTCAAGGAAGCTCTCAGAGGACAGTCTATCGGGCAGCAATTATATGCCTACGCTCTTGAATTTGCCAAGGAAAAGGGCTGCTACAATGTGAGCCTTGATGTCTGGAATGCTAACCAAGAAGCGCTTGCTTTTTATCAGCGCCTAGGCATGACTCCGCAGAAATTACGGATGGAACGTATTTTATAG
- a CDS encoding IS110 family transposase — MRTVFGIDVSKTSSEVAILVNGEKVHGYTMPSDAIGFNRLLDDLKTVHTPEIVFEATGVYSRCLQAFLEENGYAYTRLNPLEAKKQLDSLRVRKTDKIDAEKLAQSQFVLNRKPTYIQQEIYQHLRDLSRFYQNLTEDIVRTKNRLHKVLQVTFPELESLLSTPSGQQYWNLVIAFPCKEFVLDRTNSELRHSICQSTSKRISDKRVASLTDKLTELAKQSYCAVKKSSPMMEEVRYYAQELFRLSNRRQTVLDEMVSFAQPLPEYEILLSIPGIAETTATSIIGELGDIRRFQSANQINAFIGIDLRHYESGNFLAKEHITKRGNPYARKILFKCIHNIAAASHTNPCHIADFYEKRKRQSQMTSTKSHTIASIHRLIRTMYYLITHNKLYDYTSTQNQ; from the coding sequence ATGCGTACAGTATTTGGGATTGATGTGAGTAAAACAAGTTCAGAAGTGGCAATTCTAGTCAACGGTGAGAAGGTTCATGGCTATACCATGCCTAGTGATGCCATCGGCTTTAATCGGTTGTTGGACGATTTGAAAACTGTCCACACCCCTGAGATTGTCTTTGAAGCGACAGGTGTCTATTCTCGTTGTCTTCAGGCTTTTCTTGAGGAAAATGGCTACGCCTATACTCGACTCAATCCGCTGGAAGCTAAGAAGCAACTGGACAGCCTACGTGTCCGTAAAACCGACAAAATTGACGCTGAAAAGTTAGCACAGTCTCAGTTTGTACTGAATCGAAAACCAACCTATATACAACAAGAAATCTATCAACATCTACGTGATTTAAGTCGCTTTTACCAGAATCTGACAGAAGATATTGTCCGTACAAAGAACCGTTTACACAAGGTATTGCAGGTCACTTTTCCAGAGTTAGAAAGCCTCTTATCAACACCAAGCGGTCAACAGTACTGGAACTTGGTGATCGCTTTTCCATGTAAAGAATTTGTCTTAGATCGAACGAACAGTGAGTTAAGGCATAGTATCTGTCAGTCGACTTCAAAACGTATCTCTGACAAGCGTGTCGCTTCCCTAACTGACAAACTTACTGAACTCGCTAAACAGTCCTACTGTGCGGTCAAAAAATCCTCTCCAATGATGGAAGAGGTCCGTTACTATGCACAAGAACTGTTCAGGCTATCTAATCGGAGACAAACGGTTTTGGATGAAATGGTCTCATTCGCTCAGCCATTGCCAGAATATGAGATCCTTCTCTCTATTCCTGGAATAGCGGAAACCACAGCGACAAGTATCATTGGCGAGCTTGGGGACATTCGCCGTTTTCAGTCTGCCAATCAAATCAACGCTTTTATTGGTATTGACCTGAGACATTATGAATCTGGGAACTTCCTTGCCAAGGAACACATCACCAAACGTGGCAATCCTTACGCAAGAAAGATTCTATTCAAGTGCATCCACAACATCGCTGCAGCTAGTCACACTAATCCCTGTCATATCGCAGACTTTTATGAGAAACGAAAAAGACAATCGCAGATGACTTCAACTAAGTCACATACGATTGCCTCTATACATCGCCTCATCAGGACAATGTATTACCTCATAACGCATAACAAACTTTACGATTATACTTCAACCCAAAATCAGTAA
- a CDS encoding VOC family protein: MASKRMLHACLRVENLEASQEFYEKAFGFKETRRKDYPEHKFTLVYLALPGDEFEIELTYNYDHGPYVVGDGFSHLALSSDDLEGDNAKHKALGYPTTDLSGLPGNPGRYYFVTDPDGYRVEVIRAD, from the coding sequence ATGGCAAGTAAAAGAATGTTGCATGCTTGTTTGCGTGTTGAGAACTTAGAAGCATCTCAGGAGTTTTATGAAAAGGCGTTTGGTTTTAAAGAAACACGCCGTAAGGATTATCCAGAGCACAAGTTTACCTTGGTGTATCTAGCGCTTCCCGGAGACGAATTTGAGATTGAATTGACTTATAACTATGATCACGGACCGTATGTGGTTGGAGACGGTTTTTCACATTTGGCGCTTTCTTCGGATGATTTAGAAGGAGATAATGCTAAACATAAGGCGTTAGGCTATCCAACGACTGATTTATCAGGTCTACCAGGTAATCCAGGACGTTATTACTTTGTAACAGATCCAGACGGTTATAGGGTGGAAGTTATTCGCGCGGATTAG
- the srtB gene encoding class B sortase, whose product MSSPLVCSYKSPTTVDKEPEDISISSREVKKQRLFHQNPDVYAWLKVDGTKIDYPVVQHPRDDSYYLSHDVNGAETYYGAIFTELVNTKTFNDAITIIYGHAMTDGTMFGSLQDLSDPSFFNEHRMVTIYTVDKEYHYEILAAHSYTNDHLFSTFELGTQTGIHHYLATLEERALANGGAYRPLPIEKDKDRFLILSTCDALDDNQRYVVTARLTDVKERKNE is encoded by the coding sequence ATTTCGTCTCCTCTCGTATGTAGCTATAAGTCACCCACTACAGTTGACAAAGAGCCAGAAGATATTAGCATATCTTCACGAGAGGTAAAAAAACAGCGACTCTTCCATCAAAATCCAGATGTGTATGCTTGGTTAAAGGTGGATGGTACGAAGATTGATTATCCTGTTGTCCAACACCCAAGGGATGATTCGTATTATTTATCTCATGATGTAAATGGGGCAGAGACTTATTATGGGGCTATCTTCACAGAATTAGTCAATACCAAGACCTTCAACGATGCTATCACCATCATCTATGGTCATGCGATGACGGATGGCACGATGTTTGGTTCGTTACAGGATTTATCAGACCCGTCATTTTTTAACGAACATAGAATGGTGACCATTTATACGGTCGATAAGGAGTATCACTATGAGATACTAGCAGCCCACAGCTATACAAATGACCATCTTTTCTCTACCTTTGAATTAGGGACTCAAACAGGTATTCATCACTATCTAGCTACTTTAGAAGAGCGAGCTCTGGCAAATGGTGGGGCTTACCGCCCCTTGCCAATTGAAAAAGACAAGGACAGGTTTTTAATACTTTCGACATGTGATGCTCTAGATGACAACCAGCGTTATGTGGTTACTGCTCGTTTAACAGATGTGAAAGAAAGGAAGAATGAATGA